The following proteins are co-located in the Planococcus plakortidis genome:
- a CDS encoding 1,2-dihydroxy-3-keto-5-methylthiopentene dioxygenase, which yields MAIIKIQGTDETIESQQEVAAFLESQEVVYEHWDIHKLPEPLREKFDLSDEEKEQILEAFRSEIDDISARRGYKAADVISLSDSNPKLDELLKNFQRKHIHTDDEVRYIVSGHGVFIIQGQDERFFEVHLTPGDLISVPENITHYFTLAEDRKVVAVRIFVTTEGWVPVYEDETVNN from the coding sequence ATGGCCATCATTAAAATTCAAGGAACAGACGAAACAATCGAATCCCAACAAGAGGTTGCCGCATTTCTCGAAAGCCAGGAAGTCGTCTACGAGCATTGGGATATCCATAAATTGCCGGAGCCATTGCGTGAGAAATTCGATTTGAGCGACGAGGAAAAAGAACAGATCCTCGAAGCGTTCCGTTCGGAAATCGATGACATCTCGGCACGTCGCGGCTACAAGGCAGCAGACGTCATCTCCCTGTCCGATTCGAACCCGAAACTCGATGAACTGCTGAAAAACTTCCAGCGCAAGCATATCCATACAGACGACGAAGTGCGCTACATCGTCAGCGGCCACGGCGTCTTCATCATCCAAGGCCAAGACGAACGCTTTTTCGAAGTCCACCTGACTCCGGGCGATTTGATTTCGGTGCCTGAAAACATTACACATTATTTCACGCTCGCTGAAGACCGCAAAGTCGTCGCCGTGCGCATCTTCGTCACTACGGAAGGTTGGGTTCCGGTCTACGAAGACGAAACCGTCAACAATTAA
- a CDS encoding methylthioribulose 1-phosphate dehydratase: protein MSAYETRWQELAEVKRALAARDWFMGTSGNLAIKVSDEPLEFLVTASGKDKYKETAEDFLLVDKNGQPVQAGALKPSAETLLHQAVYSETSAGCSLHVHTVANNVISELYGDEGVIEFQGQELIKAFGLWEQDAKLSIPIIPNHADIPKLADEFRSFVNADKGAVLIRNHGITVWGKDAFEAKKLLEASEFLFQYRLALRQFQS, encoded by the coding sequence ATGAGCGCTTACGAAACCCGCTGGCAAGAACTCGCCGAAGTGAAACGGGCGCTTGCTGCGCGCGACTGGTTTATGGGAACAAGCGGCAATTTGGCGATCAAAGTATCGGATGAGCCGCTCGAATTTCTCGTCACCGCCAGCGGCAAAGACAAATACAAAGAAACAGCGGAAGACTTTCTGCTCGTCGACAAAAATGGGCAGCCCGTACAAGCTGGCGCGCTCAAGCCTTCAGCCGAAACCTTGCTGCACCAGGCCGTTTATTCCGAAACCTCAGCCGGCTGCAGTTTGCACGTCCATACGGTCGCGAACAATGTCATCTCCGAGCTCTATGGAGATGAGGGGGTTATTGAATTTCAAGGACAGGAACTGATCAAAGCGTTCGGCTTATGGGAACAAGACGCCAAGCTGTCGATTCCGATCATCCCGAACCATGCCGACATTCCAAAGCTCGCAGATGAGTTCAGAAGCTTCGTCAACGCCGATAAAGGCGCCGTACTCATCCGCAACCACGGCATCACCGTGTGGGGGAAAGATGCTTTTGAAGCGAAAAAGCTGCTCGAAGCGAGCGAATTTTTATTCCAATACCGATTGGCGCTCCGCCAATTCCAATCCTAA
- a CDS encoding 2-hydroxy-3-keto-5-methylthiopentenyl-1-phosphate phosphatase — protein MSKPVIFCDFDGTVTSRDNLIAIMKEFDPPGWSPIKDQILDQRISICEGVQQMFALLPSSAKQQIINYALDQAEIREGFADFVAYTKRHDIPLYIVSGGIDFFVYPLLEPYGPFAGIYCNEADFSNDKIHIRFPHGCDEQCDSQGCGCCKPSVMRRIMSEQSTSIVIGDSITDLQAAKQADLVIARDFLVDKCEELGIAYEAFESFHDVTDILDAKLGVIS, from the coding sequence ATGAGCAAGCCGGTCATATTTTGCGACTTCGACGGGACGGTGACTTCCCGCGATAATTTGATCGCCATCATGAAAGAGTTCGATCCGCCGGGTTGGTCGCCGATAAAAGATCAAATTCTCGATCAGCGCATTTCCATATGCGAAGGCGTCCAGCAAATGTTTGCCTTGCTGCCATCTTCCGCCAAGCAACAGATCATCAACTATGCGCTCGACCAAGCGGAAATCCGCGAAGGCTTCGCCGATTTCGTCGCCTACACAAAACGCCATGACATCCCGCTCTATATCGTCAGCGGAGGCATCGACTTTTTCGTCTACCCATTGCTCGAGCCATACGGTCCATTCGCCGGCATCTATTGCAACGAAGCGGATTTTTCGAATGACAAGATCCATATCCGCTTCCCGCACGGCTGCGACGAACAGTGCGACAGCCAAGGCTGCGGCTGCTGCAAACCGTCCGTCATGCGCCGCATCATGTCGGAGCAATCGACGAGCATCGTCATCGGCGATTCCATCACCGACTTGCAAGCCGCCAAACAAGCGGATCTCGTCATCGCCAGGGATTTCCTGGTCGACAAATGCGAGGAGCTCGGCATTGCCTATGAAGCTTTCGAAAGCTTCCACGACGTGACGGATATTCTTGACGCCAAGCTAGGAGTGATTTCATGA
- a CDS encoding 2,3-diketo-5-methylthiopentyl-1-phosphate enolase has product MSGVIATYQLFGKAGSFEKKAEAIALGLTVGSWTDLPLLEQQQLQQHKGRVVSVEEFPHVTHPARQGVIQARLKIHYPAANFSADLPAILTTVFGKLSLDGEIKLIDLDFEESLLRQFPGPRFGIDGIRETLGVNGRPLAMSIFKGVIGRDLDYLSDQLRQQALGGVDLVKDDEILFDNPLTPFDKRVTAACHVLDEVYEETGHRTLYAVNLSGRTSSLRDKARRARELGADALLFNVHAYGFDVLQELAEDEEVALPLMAHPAFSGAYTSSDFYGVSTALALGKLTRLAGADFSLFPSPYGSVALEKETALQLGQELVSEGPLKQSFPVPSAGIHPALVPLLLEDYGVDSIINAGGGVHGHPDGAAAGGKAFRQAIDAALQGQALTEAAKQQDELQKALALWGETV; this is encoded by the coding sequence ATGAGCGGTGTTATCGCGACATATCAATTATTCGGCAAAGCCGGTTCATTCGAAAAAAAAGCAGAAGCCATTGCACTCGGTTTGACGGTCGGTTCGTGGACCGATCTGCCATTGCTCGAGCAGCAGCAATTGCAACAACATAAAGGGCGCGTCGTGTCGGTCGAAGAATTCCCGCATGTCACCCACCCCGCACGTCAAGGCGTCATCCAAGCACGCCTGAAAATCCATTACCCGGCGGCCAACTTCTCAGCGGATTTGCCCGCCATCCTGACGACCGTCTTTGGCAAGCTGTCTCTCGACGGCGAGATCAAATTGATCGATTTGGATTTTGAAGAATCACTGCTCCGCCAGTTTCCGGGCCCGCGTTTTGGGATCGACGGCATTCGCGAAACGCTCGGTGTCAACGGGCGCCCGCTCGCCATGAGTATTTTCAAGGGCGTCATCGGCCGCGATCTCGATTATCTATCAGATCAACTTCGCCAACAGGCACTCGGCGGCGTCGACTTGGTGAAAGACGATGAGATTTTATTCGACAATCCACTGACGCCGTTTGACAAGCGCGTTACCGCAGCGTGTCATGTGTTAGACGAAGTGTACGAAGAAACCGGCCATCGCACGCTGTATGCCGTCAATTTATCCGGACGGACATCAAGCTTGCGCGACAAGGCGCGGCGGGCACGTGAACTCGGGGCGGACGCTTTGTTGTTCAATGTCCATGCCTACGGATTCGACGTCTTGCAGGAACTGGCAGAAGACGAAGAAGTGGCACTCCCGCTTATGGCGCATCCTGCGTTCAGCGGCGCGTATACGTCATCCGATTTTTACGGCGTGTCCACGGCGCTTGCACTTGGCAAACTGACACGACTGGCAGGAGCTGACTTCAGCTTGTTCCCGTCCCCTTACGGCAGCGTCGCCCTCGAGAAAGAAACGGCGTTGCAGCTCGGTCAGGAACTGGTCAGCGAAGGCCCTTTGAAGCAAAGCTTCCCGGTGCCATCCGCTGGCATCCACCCCGCCCTCGTGCCGCTATTGTTAGAAGACTACGGCGTTGACAGCATCATCAATGCCGGAGGCGGCGTCCATGGCCATCCAGACGGCGCTGCTGCTGGCGGCAAAGCGTTCCGCCAAGCGATCGACGCCGCACTGCAAGGACAGGCTTTAACGGAAGCCGCCAAACAACAGGACGAATTACAAAAAGCGTTAGCATTATGGGGGGAAACCGTATGA